The Lycium barbarum isolate Lr01 chromosome 10, ASM1917538v2, whole genome shotgun sequence genome includes a region encoding these proteins:
- the LOC132613003 gene encoding F-box protein At2g35280-like: MMKRRRINYNKKLKNNVLNSSITSLPNELLSEVVARVASSSFMDYINAKLSCKIFNGVSDDRYVYRHISLEEFPTGGSSWKRDNEERENKLSLFMRTCGECGNAEALYQKGVVDFFRKERPEYAMKYLVKAAETGHLGAQYIISLIQVIMGDEELKQKAIASIGTMKATKPLRRALGECRKNLAHILRSIWVLNPMVLGQNPPCCSLHYKRSYKNKWRQWPSFDDEDDDDADFCCYACSCDEEVAHLLNILP; encoded by the exons ATGatgaaaagaagaagaataaattataacaaaaaattaaaaaataatgttCTCAATTCCTCCATCACATCTCTTCCGAATGAGTTGCTCTCTGAAGTTGTTGCAAGGGTTGCTTCCTCTTCTTTTATGGATTATATCAATGCCAAGCTTAG TTGTAAAATCTTCAATGGAGTTTCGGACGATCGATATGTTTATCGTCACATATCATTAGAGGAATTCCCAACAGGAGGATCTTCATGGAAGAGAGACAAtgaagagagagaaaataaacTTTCTTTGTTCATGAGGACATGTGGGGAGTGCGGGAATGCAGAAGCCTTATACCAAAAAGGCGTG GTTGATTTCTTTAGGAAAGAAAGGCCAGAATATGCAATGAAATATCTTGTCAAAGCTGCAGAGACAGGACACCTTGGAGCACAATACATAATAAGTCTAATACAAGTCATCATGGGAGATGAAGAATTAAAGCAAAAGGCCATTGCTTCAATTGGCACAATGAAAGCAACCAAGCCATTGAGGAGAGCGTTAGGAGAGTGCAGAAAAAACTTGGCTCACATATTGAGAAGTATTTGGGTACTTAATCCTATGGTTTTAGGACAAAATCCACCTTGTTGCTCACTTCATTATAAGCGCTCTTACAAGAATAAGTGGCGTCAATGGCCTTCTTTTGATGATGAAGACGATGATGATGCGGATTTTTGTTGTTATGCTTGTAGTTGTGATGAAGAAGTTGCACACCTCCTTAACATTCTGCCATAA